The region CCCGGGTTGTCACGGAGGTTGAAGTAGACGAGCGCGAACGTCACCAGGGTAATCAGCGTGAGGATGGCGAAGACCACTCGGGAGGCGAGTGGGTCGTACACCGAGAGGAGGAATCCGCCACGATGTTGCCGGCCAGCGACGAAAGGGCCGCGACTTGGTTGTACGACCCCAGCCACCGGCCGCTCTCACCGTCGGGAGAAATCTGGCCAACCACGGATGCGCCGGTAATCCAGAGCATGCTGGCCCCGATTCCCTGCAACATGCGTATGAGGACCACGTGGATGGAACTGCTGACGAACATGTATCCGACGAAGACGAAGACGTTGACCAGCAGTCCACCAAGCAGCCAATGTTTGGCGTTCCCGGTGTCGATTTTTCGCCCCAGCGGCAGCACGATACCGAGTTGGACAAGCGCGAATGCGGTTCCCCAGAGCCCCTCGATGAACCCAGTGGTGTTGAACGCGTCCGCGTAGAGCGCAAGCGCGATGATGATGGTCGAGTACGCTTGGCTCCGGGCGAATGCCGTCCCCGCGAGCGAGAAGAACTCTCTGTTCCGGAGCAGCGCGACCGAGTTTCCGACGCGGGCCACTATCGATTCGGTCGACACACCTGAATCAGATAAAGCAATCCATCTCCGCGCAGGTTGCTGGTTTCTACCTACAGTTCGATGCGCTCGACGAGGTTGTCGTCGCTCTTTGTGTTGATGGCGACGATGTGGACCTCGTCATCGATCATGGAGTCACGGAGCTTCGCCTTCAGCAAGGTGTCTACCTGATAGACGCCGGCCGCGTTGACCATCTCGATTTCGACGAGGACGGCCCGCTCGTCGCCGCTCTTGAGGCCGACGTGGCGAATGGCCTGACTCGAGAGAGTGTTGATGCCGCGGCCGCCCTCCTCGTAGGGGATGCGCGAGCGGCCGTGTTCCATGTCCAGTGCGTCGGCGACTCGAATGACTCCAGCCTCACGGGTGAGCGGGGTCTCCTCGGTGTGGTGACAGAGAATTGCGTGGAGTACCTCGCCTTTGACACGGACGCGCTCGGCGATATCGTAGAACTGCTCGAGGAACCGGTCGAGGAAATCAGCAGCCAGTGGGATGGAGTAGTAGGCGTGATTGTCCCGGTGGACGATGTGGCCGATATCGTGAAGCGTCGCGGCCAGCGCGACGATGACGGCTTCGTCGGCCTCGTCGAGCCCCTGCTGGCGCGCGCCGTTGAAAGAGACGCCGCCAGCTTTGAGCAGGTCATAGAGCCGCAGAGCGCGGTTCCGGACGATTTCGATGTGTTTGGTGCCGTGGTCGTTGTAGCCTTTTCGTGTGACTGCGTTGACGTTCTGTGCCTCGAGATAGCTGATGAGTTCGGGGTCCTCGAGGAGCGCTGGCAGGAGCTGATTCAGTCGGTCGTCGGGGAAGGCGTGGCGAGCGTGCGGGTCGTACTCGTACTCGGTCTCCTCAGTAGCCATATCTCTATCCACTCAGGGCCACGGGAAAAGGGCGCCGGGAATGGCAGGCGGCGTCGACAGACGGGACGCCGGCACCTCTCAGGCGGCGTCGACAGACGGGACGCCGGCACCTCTCAGGCGGCGTCGACAGACGGGACGCCGGCACCTCTCAGGCGGCGTCGACAGACGGGACGCCGGCACCTCTCAGGCGGCGTCGACAGATGGGACGCCGGCACCTCTCAGGCGGCGTCGACAGATGGGACGCCGGCACCTCTCAGGCGGCGTCGACAGCAGCCCCAACCGCTTCGTAGTCTGGTTCCTGTCCCGGGTTCTCGGCGAGCCAGCGGTAGGTGACGACACCATCGGCGTCCACGACGAACACCGCGCGACGGGCCACGGCGTCGATGCCGTAGGGTTCGTACTGCGTTCGGACGCCGTAGCTCTCACAGACTGCGGCATCGTTATCAGCGGCCAGCGGGAACGAGAGTCCTTCTTGCTCACGGAACTCCGCGAGCGCCCACGGCAGGTCGGTACTGATTCCGAGCACGGCGGCGTCGGTTTCGGACAAGGGTCCGAGTCGGTCGCGGAACGTACAGAGTTCTGTGGTGCAGGTGCCTGAGAATGCAGCGGGGAAAAACGCCACCACGAGCGGATTATCGCCCAGATGGTCCTCAAAGCCCTTGGGACCGATACCGGTCTCATCAGCGGTTGGTAGCCTAAACGTCGGTGCCGCCTCTCCAACGGCCATCGGGTCGTCAGCCATACCGGCCAAAAGCGCTCGCGGTGGAAAAACAGTACGTGTCCCGGCGGCGATAGCTCTTGAGGTGTGGTGCTCCCTCTCGCGGTCCAAAAAGCCTATAGTCGCAAGCCGAAAACTATACAGTAGAGATGTCCCAGATTGTCCCGCTGTTCGGCGCAATTCCCGGGGGCCCGGAGATGATCGTCATTCTTCTGGTTCTCGTCTTGCTGTTCGGTGCGAACAAAATTCCCAAGCTCGCCCGGTCGACGGGGCAGGCGATGGGGGAGTTCCAGAAAGGTCGCCAGGAACTGAACGAGGAACTCGAAGATATGAGTGAGCCGCCGGAAGACAGTAATGTGGAGGAGATGAACTCCGAGCGTGTCGAGGAGTCCGACGAGACCGAAACGGAGACCGAGACAGAGACCGAAACCGAGGCCAGAACCGAGACCGAGCGGAACAAGTAACGGAAGCGTGTTCTTTTGGTGCCCGACGGCCTACCGTTGGCCGAGGGCGTGTGGCCTAGCGGACAAGGCGAGGGGTTCCTAACTCCTCGATCGTGGGTTCGAATCCCACCACGCCCGTGCAGCGAACGAACGGGAGCGAACCGGCATGGCGAGATTCTACTCAGGGAGGAGCTTTGCTCCGACTGTGGTTCGAATCCCACCACGCCTGTGTTTCGACGATAGAACCGGTATCGCAACGAATTGCCTGAATTTTCCACACCGTTAGGATGCCCCTGGCATGACAATCTCGACCCCTCGAGACTGCAAAACCGTCCGACTCGGGCGTGGTCCAGTCTGCCGATCCCACGTCACTCGCCCGGATTTGCCACCGTAAGTAATAGACGCTTACCCTCGGCGAAGCCCCGGTTATGGTGAATGATATCCAGGGGGAGACTTTTTGCGTACAGCCGTTCTTCACACCTGTAATGGCTACCGAAGACGCCGATGCCGCGCCCGAACTCGAGGGCGACGACGCCGCCCCCGCGCCCGAACTTGAGGGGGAGGTTGCGGAGGCCCCCGCGGTTCAACCCACGGGGGCTGTAGTCGGCGAATACACGTGGGACGATTTCCTTCGGGAGCACGGCCACGAAGATGCCGCTGCAGCACTCTACGAGCGGTTTGACGAAGCGCCCGGCAGCGAACGCTGGGGCGAGACTGAAACCACGATCGGACAGGAAGACTGGGAGCGAACCAACATCGAGCCCGCCGCGTATCTTGGCTTCCCGCCGTGGGAACTCGAGGCTCGCATCGGCGCTACCCACCGCGTCGCCGAGCAACTCACCGAGTCCTCACCCCTCATCGGCTACGAACAGACGCCCGTCATCAAGGACATCTACGGCTGGGCGGACTACAAACGGGAGTATTTCCTCGACGAGGAGGGCAACCCGCCGACCGACAGCGAGGGCGAACCCGAGACGTTCGACCCCAGCGAGGCGCTCGGTTTCGACCCCGAGGACCTGGGCACGGTCATGGCCGACCACGAGCGCGCAGGGGAAGAACTGCTTGCGCTCGTCGACGAGCGCACGGTCGACGTGAACGAGAACGTCGACGAGGAGGAGTTTTTCACCGACGACGACGGCCGCGTGACAATCGCGAACCGCTACGATCTCGAGAAAAAGGTGCCAGCGGCCAAGAAATCTCATTTCCGCGAGGAGGACCGCTACTGGGTGAACGAACCCTACTCGTTCATCGTCATCTTCCACTCCACCAAGGAAAACGAGAAGAAGTACTACGTCATCGAACCGCACCTCAACGAGATCGAGACCGACCTCAAGCAGTATCTCTCGGACAAACTCCGAGCCGCTATCAAATACGAACGTGAGGGAACCACCGCGGGTGACGAGACCCATCGCCGTTCAGTGATCGAGACTGAGACCCGCGAACTCCTCGACCGGTACGACCTCTACGACGGCCCCGAGAACGGCCGAAGCCTCGGCAACACGCTCGCCAAGCGGTTCGACCTCGACCCGAGCGCTGGGCTCTCTGGCCGACTGGTGGACCTGCTCGGCTACGAAGAACCCATCACCGGAATCAGGCAGCTCGAGGGGATTCAGGCACGCCCCGAACCTGTCCTGCTCGAAGAGAACGCCGATATCCTCAACGAGTACCAGGTCGAGAAGCTGCTCTACTACCTCGAACGAGATTTCATCGGGTACGAGCGCATCGACGGTATCAAACACGACATCAACGTTGAGGACATTTCGTGTAACGGCTACAACTCCCCCGTCTTCGTCTACCACTCCGACTACGAGCAGATTATCTCCAACATCTACCACGGGGAGACCGAACTCGACGACTTCGTCGTCAAACTCGCCCAGCGCTCCGGGAAGGGTATCTCCAAGCGCCGGCCGCAGGTCGACGCCACCCTGCCCGACGGCTCACGTGCCCAACTCACACTGGGCCGAGAAGTGTCCGACCACGGGACCAACTACACCATCCGCCAGTTCAAGGACGTCCCGTTCACGCCGGTCGACCTCATCAACTGGAAAACGTTCTCACTCGATCAGATGGCGTTCCTCTGGCTCTGTATCGAGAACGACAAATCCCTCATCTTCGCAGGGGGTACCGCATCCGGGAAGACGACCAGCCTAAACGCTGTCTCGCTGTTCATTCCGTCGAACACGAAAATCGTCTCCATCGAGGACACGCGCGAGGTCGAACTCCCACAGCGGAACTGGATCGCCTCCGTCACCCGGCCCTCCTTCACCGACGACGACAAAGGGGACGTAGACGAGTTCGACCTGCTGGAGGCTGCACTGCGTCAACGCCCCGACTACATCGTGATGGGCGAGGTTCGTGGGGAAGAGGGGCGTGACCTGTTCCAGGTCATGTCGACTGGTCACACATCCTACTCCACGTTCCACGCGGACAACGTGGGCGAGGTGCTCAAGCGGTTCACAACCGAACCCATCAACGTCTCGAAGACGATGTTCACGGCGCTGGACCTCGTCTCGATCCAGTCCTCCACCCGGGTGCAGGGTCACAAGGTACGCCGGAACAAGTCCCTGACCGAGATTAACCACTACGACGCCGAGAACGACGAAATTAACGTCAAAGACGTCTACCAGTGGCAAGCAGAAACCGACGAATTCCTGCGCATCGGCGACTCCAACACGCTGGACGAGATTATGTTCGACCGCGGCTGGAACCGCGAGGAGCTCGATCTGGAGATATTTAAACGTCAGGTGGTGCTTGCCTACCTCATTGACCGCGGGCTCAACACCTACACGCAGGTAGCGGCGACGTTCCAGGCGTTCATCAACGACCCCGAGACTATCCTGGCGCTGATGGCCAACGAGCAGCTGGGGGCGTCGCTGGAGGACCTCCGAGAGATGGAGTCCGTCCTCATCGACATCGACCCCGATAAGGAGGCGATGGTGCCACGACCGGACCCGAGTGACGAGATTGCCGCAGAGTGTACCGCGATTCTTGAGCGCGCGGATGAGGAACTGTTCGAGCAGTTCCGCGGCGAGATTCAGGCAAGCGTCGCGGAGGCATTAATCGACACCGAGGCCGCAAACGATATCGAGGTAACGCCGGATACGGCAGGCGAACTCCCAGAGGGCGAGGAATCCTCAGTCGCCAGCGGCGCCGAATCAGACGAGCCAGGTGAGGACCGGGCTGCGCTCGACGATGTCGACCCAGGGGAACTCGAAGACGATTCAGTGGAGGCGATGCCGGCGCTCTCTGCCGGCGAGGAAGCAGAAGAGCCACAACCTAGTGAGGCCGCCGACGCACTCGATACCGACGAGTTCGACGAACAAATCGGCTTTCAGAGTGAGGACGAAACCAATGGGACCGACGACGGGGACGAATCCGGCGCTGATTCGACACTCGACGAAGCGCACGAACCTGATTTCGAACCGTTCGACCCACTGTCTGAGGAAGCAGAGAATGGTACTGGTGGGCCCGACATCTCTGCAGGAGACTCCGAGGATACTGACGATACTGCGCCCCCCGACGAGCCGGTGGTGCTCGGCGAGCCTGAACCATCGGAGGAGGCCGAACCCACCGAGGACGCCTTGTCAAACGATGAATCGACGGAGTTTGAAACAGAATCGGAACCCTCTGAGGAGTTCGGGGAGCCTACCGACGGCAGCGATGCCGAACTGGACGACGATACTGATCCGTTCACCGACGACGGAACCGTCGACGATGAGCCAAGCCTCGACGAGGAACCAACGCTGGGCGAAGAACCCGAACACGACGTGGACTCCACACGTGATGAGGGGTCTGAGTCTGATGAGGAACCCACTCTGGACGAAGCGTCTGACCCTGGCGAAGCGTCCAGTCTTGACGACGAACCACACGTTGACGAAGAGGGATCTCTCGATGAGGAGCCCGCTCTCGATCAAGAACCTGCTCTCGGCGAGTCGCCTACCGAGAGTCGAGAAGACGAGGACGCTGCAGACGAAGACTCAGAAACCGTTTGGGGCGGTGACGGCGACTGGGACGACCTTGCAACAGAGCTCGAACAGGAGGCCAAAGACGACGAGATGGCCGAGGTCGACTCCTGGGACGCCGGCGAGGAGGAGGATGAGGAGTAAATGAGTCTGGAACTCGGCGAGGGAAGCGGCGAGGACGCCGATCCGCTGGCAGACGCGTTCTACCCCCTATTCACCCGACTGTTCGACTCGGAAGGGGATTTCGTGGCCGATATCGAGAAGAAACTGGTCGAGGCGCGGATGAACGAGATTGTCGAACTCTACATCTCGCGATCGCTTGCGGTCGGCGTCATCATCGGCGGGCTACTCTGGCTGGCCGGCAGCCTCTCTGGCTGGGCCATCTTTGAGTTCGGCCTCCTCTCGGCCGAGCAGATTAGCCTGGGTATCCCAGTTAGTAGCGCCGAGACCGCAGCGACCCTCAAAGCCGCGACGGTCCCAGCAGCGATCCTCATCTCGGGGCTCTTCTTCGGGAGTATCGGCTTCGCGCTGGGGTTCGGGACTCTGCTGGTCATTCCCTACTCGGAAGCCTCAGCCCGAGAGCGGCAGATCAACATGCTGCTGTCCGACGCCGTCTCCTACATGTATGCGCTCTCGGTTGGGGGGCTGAACCAACTCGAGATTTTGGAGTCGATGGCGGCCGCCGACGACACATACGACGAGGTCGCAAAGGAGTTCCAGAGCATCGTCAACGAGACGCAGTATTTCGGGACCGACTACCGGAATGCGGTTCGCAAGCAGTCCCAGGAAACCCCCAGCGACGAACTCTCTCAGTTCCTGACGGATATGCTTTCGATCATCAACTCCGGCGGGGATATGGAGCAGTTCCTCTACGACAAGAAGGAAAAACACATGCGGACCGCCAAACAGCAACAGGAGATGACGTTGGAAACGATGGAGCTGTTCGGCGAGATGTATATGACGCTCTCGCTGTTCCCGCTGTTGCTCATCATCATTCTGGTCATCATGAGCATGATGGGTGACCCGAAAACGAGGCTCATCTACGGGACCGTCTACGCGTTGACGCCCCTGACCGGCGGCGGCTTCCTCGTGCTCCTTTCGACCGTGAAACAGGACGAATCGGGCGACGGGTATCTGTCACCCGGCGATGGGAGCGAGCGGCTTGAAACGGCTCACAAAGAGGGGCTGATCCACCTGGGACTCATCGAGGCGTTCACGGGAGAGTTCAAGCTGTTCGACCGCATCAAATCCCGCGAGGGGAACTACAAGACCCAGCAGCTGCTGGCGGAGCCGCACATATTCTTCCGCAATAGTCCGCTGTTTACCATGGCCCTCACCGTTCCGCTCACGGCGGTGGTGGTTGGGCTGTTGCTCGTCGACGGGAGCGCGCCGACGACGTGGGGCGGGATGATTCAAAACCCCGTCTGGGGGACGTTCGCCTGGTACTACATCCCCTCGTACCTCATCTTGCTCCCCCTTGCCGTCTTTTACGAGTGGAACCAACACACCAGGGGCTCCATCGTCGGAAAGCTCTCCGAGAACCTCCGGAAGCTCTCTTCGGCCAACGCCACGGGACAGACCCTGCTCGAATCAATTCAGACGGTCTCCGACACGTCGACGGGCAAACTCGCCGACGAGTTCGAGATCATGTACGCGAAGGTGAACTACGGGATGAGCCTCCGCGATGCGCTGGTCGAGTTTAACAACAAGTACCACATCCCCCGACTCGCCCGCACTATCAAGCTCATCGCAGAGGCACAGGAAGCGTCCAGCCAGATTACGGACGTGCTGTCGACGGCCGCACAGGCCTCCGAGAACCAGGACGACATCGAGCGCGAGCGGATCTCCCGCACCCGGATGCAGGTCGCCATCATCCTGATGACCTACCTCACGCTGTTGGCGGTGATGGCGATTCTGAAAACCCAGTTCCTCGACGTGATGTCCGGGCTGACCAGCCAAGCCGGCAGTGGTGGGAGCCAAGGGCCAAGCTTCGGTGGCGGGGTCGACACGCAGTTGCTCTCGCTGCTGTTCTTCCACGCCGTCACGCTGCAGGCACTGCTCTCGGGGTTCATCTCGGGGTATATCCGTGACGCGAAGATCATCTCCGGGGTGAAGTTCGTTGTTGTGCTTCAGACGCTCGCACTCGCCGTCTGGTTGGTGGTCGGTTGACCCGAAAACGCCCCCCAGTCGTCGGCGTCGGTTCCGAATCCGGTAGCCACCGGTCGGCACTAACATTTCGAGCGCGCGGGTTCATTTCGGACGACCGGGCGCAGACAGTGCTCGATTACGGCATCGCCGTCGGCATTTTCTTCGTCGCACTGGTGTTCGTCCTTGGCACGATTCCGGGGATGTTCGCACCCTTCGTCGGCTCCAGCGGTGACACGCAGGTAGCAGACCGCCTCGCGAGTTCGCTCTCGGGAGACATGCTCGGCAGCCCGAGTGAGCCGTTCATTCTCAATGCAACCTGTACTGAGGAGTTCTTCAGGCAACTCGATACGAACACTACTGCACCGACGAGCTGTCGGTTCGATACGACTGCGGACAGTCTTCGAACGATGTTCGCGCTCGATGGGACGACGAACGTCCGTGTTGAAATCACCCGTTCCAACGGGACCACCCGGACGCTCGACGAGACCACGCTCGTGGCGGGTGGGTCGCTCCCGACGCAGCAAACCGTCTCGACGGCACGCCGAGTTGTCAGTCTCGATGGTGAGACCCACACACTGGAGGTGTATGTCTGGTGACCCGAACACAGAGTCGGGGGCAAGCGCATACCCTCGAAGCCGTCGCGGCAGGCATGTTGCTCCTGGCAAGCGTGCTGTTTGCACTCCAGGTGACCGCCGTGACACCGCTGACAGGCAGCACCTCGAGCCAACACATCGAGAACCAGCAGGCGTCGCTCGCGGAGGGTTTACTGGCGACCCAGGTCGAGAACGGAAGCATCGTCCCGACGATTCTCTACTGGAACGAGAGTGCAGGAACGTTCCACGGCACCTCGAGGGATGGATACCGCAACGCTGGCCCGCCGACGGCGTTCGGCAACGTGCTCAATGAGACGTTCGGCGACCGCAACACCGCCTACGACGTGAATATCTACTACGTCCGGTCGAGCGGTGCCCGCGAACGGATCTCGCTCGTGGACCTCGGCAACCCGTCCGACCACGCGTCGACGGCCAGCAGGATGGTGACGCTTTACGACGACGACCGGGTGCTCGCCGCCAACGAGAGTGCGCTCGATACGCTCTCGAACACGAGTTTCTTCGCACCGGACGCGGCGCCAGACAGCCGCGTCTACAACGTCATCGAGGTGGAGGTGGTCGTATGGCGGATGTAGCGCGATTCCGGGAGGGCGACCGCGCCCAACTGTTCCTCGTTGGCGCGCTGGCGCTGGCGGTGATCTT is a window of halophilic archaeon DL31 DNA encoding:
- a CDS encoding metal dependent phosphohydrolase (PFAM: Metal-dependent phosphohydrolase, HD region, subdomain~KEGG: hbo:Hbor_20760 hypothetical protein), giving the protein MATEETEYEYDPHARHAFPDDRLNQLLPALLEDPELISYLEAQNVNAVTRKGYNDHGTKHIEIVRNRALRLYDLLKAGGVSFNGARQQGLDEADEAVIVALAATLHDIGHIVHRDNHAYYSIPLAADFLDRFLEQFYDIAERVRVKGEVLHAILCHHTEETPLTREAGVIRVADALDMEHGRSRIPYEEGGRGINTLSSQAIRHVGLKSGDERAVLVEIEMVNAAGVYQVDTLLKAKLRDSMIDDEVHIVAINTKSDDNLVERIEL
- a CDS encoding alkyl hydroperoxide reductase/ Thiol specific antioxidant/ Mal allergen (PFAM: Alkyl hydroperoxide reductase/ Thiol specific antioxidant/ Mal allergen~KEGG: hvo:HVO_1163 peroxiredoxin-like protein); this translates as MADDPMAVGEAAPTFRLPTADETGIGPKGFEDHLGDNPLVVAFFPAAFSGTCTTELCTFRDRLGPLSETDAAVLGISTDLPWALAEFREQEGLSFPLAADNDAAVCESYGVRTQYEPYGIDAVARRAVFVVDADGVVTYRWLAENPGQEPDYEAVGAAVDAA
- a CDS encoding Sec-independent protein translocase protein tatA/E-like protein (TIGRFAM: Twin-arginine translocation protein TatA/E~HAMAP: Twin-arginine translocation protein TatA/E~KEGG: hla:Hlac_0988 twin-arginine translocation protein, TatA/E family subunit~PFAM: Bacterial sec-independent translocation protein mttA/Hcf106); this translates as MSQIVPLFGAIPGGPEMIVILLVLVLLFGANKIPKLARSTGQAMGEFQKGRQELNEELEDMSEPPEDSNVEEMNSERVEESDETETETETETETEARTETERNK
- a CDS encoding type II secretion system protein E (PFAM: Type II secretion system protein E~KEGG: hvo:HVO_1160 type IV pilus biogenesis complex ATPase subunit), whose protein sequence is MVNDIQGETFCVQPFFTPVMATEDADAAPELEGDDAAPAPELEGEVAEAPAVQPTGAVVGEYTWDDFLREHGHEDAAAALYERFDEAPGSERWGETETTIGQEDWERTNIEPAAYLGFPPWELEARIGATHRVAEQLTESSPLIGYEQTPVIKDIYGWADYKREYFLDEEGNPPTDSEGEPETFDPSEALGFDPEDLGTVMADHERAGEELLALVDERTVDVNENVDEEEFFTDDDGRVTIANRYDLEKKVPAAKKSHFREEDRYWVNEPYSFIVIFHSTKENEKKYYVIEPHLNEIETDLKQYLSDKLRAAIKYEREGTTAGDETHRRSVIETETRELLDRYDLYDGPENGRSLGNTLAKRFDLDPSAGLSGRLVDLLGYEEPITGIRQLEGIQARPEPVLLEENADILNEYQVEKLLYYLERDFIGYERIDGIKHDINVEDISCNGYNSPVFVYHSDYEQIISNIYHGETELDDFVVKLAQRSGKGISKRRPQVDATLPDGSRAQLTLGREVSDHGTNYTIRQFKDVPFTPVDLINWKTFSLDQMAFLWLCIENDKSLIFAGGTASGKTTSLNAVSLFIPSNTKIVSIEDTREVELPQRNWIASVTRPSFTDDDKGDVDEFDLLEAALRQRPDYIVMGEVRGEEGRDLFQVMSTGHTSYSTFHADNVGEVLKRFTTEPINVSKTMFTALDLVSIQSSTRVQGHKVRRNKSLTEINHYDAENDEINVKDVYQWQAETDEFLRIGDSNTLDEIMFDRGWNREELDLEIFKRQVVLAYLIDRGLNTYTQVAATFQAFINDPETILALMANEQLGASLEDLREMESVLIDIDPDKEAMVPRPDPSDEIAAECTAILERADEELFEQFRGEIQASVAEALIDTEAANDIEVTPDTAGELPEGEESSVASGAESDEPGEDRAALDDVDPGELEDDSVEAMPALSAGEEAEEPQPSEAADALDTDEFDEQIGFQSEDETNGTDDGDESGADSTLDEAHEPDFEPFDPLSEEAENGTGGPDISAGDSEDTDDTAPPDEPVVLGEPEPSEEAEPTEDALSNDESTEFETESEPSEEFGEPTDGSDAELDDDTDPFTDDGTVDDEPSLDEEPTLGEEPEHDVDSTRDEGSESDEEPTLDEASDPGEASSLDDEPHVDEEGSLDEEPALDQEPALGESPTESREDEDAADEDSETVWGGDGDWDDLATELEQEAKDDEMAEVDSWDAGEEEDEE
- a CDS encoding Type II secretion system F domain-containing protein (PFAM: Type II secretion system F domain~KEGG: hbo:Hbor_20820 archaeal flagella assembly protein J); amino-acid sequence: MSLELGEGSGEDADPLADAFYPLFTRLFDSEGDFVADIEKKLVEARMNEIVELYISRSLAVGVIIGGLLWLAGSLSGWAIFEFGLLSAEQISLGIPVSSAETAATLKAATVPAAILISGLFFGSIGFALGFGTLLVIPYSEASARERQINMLLSDAVSYMYALSVGGLNQLEILESMAAADDTYDEVAKEFQSIVNETQYFGTDYRNAVRKQSQETPSDELSQFLTDMLSIINSGGDMEQFLYDKKEKHMRTAKQQQEMTLETMELFGEMYMTLSLFPLLLIIILVIMSMMGDPKTRLIYGTVYALTPLTGGGFLVLLSTVKQDESGDGYLSPGDGSERLETAHKEGLIHLGLIEAFTGEFKLFDRIKSREGNYKTQQLLAEPHIFFRNSPLFTMALTVPLTAVVVGLLLVDGSAPTTWGGMIQNPVWGTFAWYYIPSYLILLPLAVFYEWNQHTRGSIVGKLSENLRKLSSANATGQTLLESIQTVSDTSTGKLADEFEIMYAKVNYGMSLRDALVEFNNKYHIPRLARTIKLIAEAQEASSQITDVLSTAAQASENQDDIERERISRTRMQVAIILMTYLTLLAVMAILKTQFLDVMSGLTSQAGSGGSQGPSFGGGVDTQLLSLLFFHAVTLQALLSGFISGYIRDAKIISGVKFVVVLQTLALAVWLVVG
- a CDS encoding hypothetical protein (manually curated~KEGG: hbo:Hbor_20830 hypothetical protein), whose translation is MTRKRPPVVGVGSESGSHRSALTFRARGFISDDRAQTVLDYGIAVGIFFVALVFVLGTIPGMFAPFVGSSGDTQVADRLASSLSGDMLGSPSEPFILNATCTEEFFRQLDTNTTAPTSCRFDTTADSLRTMFALDGTTNVRVEITRSNGTTRTLDETTLVAGGSLPTQQTVSTARRVVSLDGETHTLEVYVW
- a CDS encoding hypothetical protein (manually curated~KEGG: hbo:Hbor_20840 hypothetical protein), whose amino-acid sequence is MTRTQSRGQAHTLEAVAAGMLLLASVLFALQVTAVTPLTGSTSSQHIENQQASLAEGLLATQVENGSIVPTILYWNESAGTFHGTSRDGYRNAGPPTAFGNVLNETFGDRNTAYDVNIYYVRSSGARERISLVDLGNPSDHASTASRMVTLYDDDRVLAANESALDTLSNTSFFAPDAAPDSRVYNVIEVEVVVWRM